The following proteins are encoded in a genomic region of Shinella zoogloeoides:
- a CDS encoding ATP-binding protein: protein MVNGWLTGRGRRILAAGSALASLALAGPAHAADHLATTEIVTGSMMLGVLSAAMISALWMIRQRGRMEAEHRELRAHLSDARHTVSRLQALIGDKNRRIVMWDGLSGKPEFLGQLPPETGAPQADRDFLAFGRWLKPASASEIERAVEKLRSQAQSFDLVVETTREEVLEAQGRVSGGQAFVRFVALNNLRAEAAELKLERDRLVAALTTLQGLLDQIDLPVWQRAADGSLAWVNEAYAEAVEARDAAGAVTEGRELLPTIAREKIRATSTYDTPFRDKVSTVVHGNRSFFDVVDARSATGSAGIAVNVSDVEAVREELARTLKSHAETLDHLATPVAIFDGDQRLQFYNQAFQTMWEVDTAFLEGKPGNGELLDRLRAAGKLPEQLNWKQWKETALSVYRAIDTQTDLWHLPNGQTLRVFATARPQGGATWVFENLTEKVDLETRYNTLVQVQDETIDHLAEGVAVFSPDGRIRLSNPAFRALWGISEAEAKSGTHIRAIEQACAPSYDKPDGWKRFAHIITSFDDERPSCQGVLELRTGLILDFAVIPLSNAQTMLTFVNVTDSVRVSRALTEKNEALRKADALKNDFVQHVSYELRSPLTNIIGFADLLKTPTMGDLNDRQAEYVDHIATSSAVLLTIVNDILDLATVDAGIMELDYTEINLTDLIDDVSMQFADRLHDAQVTLEITAPDNLGTIVADQQRLKQILIKLLGNAANFAPAGSAIGFRCWREGSDLVFMVSDRGPGIPQDVLKTVFNRFESHGRHGGAGLGLSIVESFVSLHHGTVKIDSHEGRGTDVTVRIPSATMTSFAAAE, encoded by the coding sequence ATGGTTAACGGCTGGTTGACGGGCCGCGGCAGGCGCATCCTTGCGGCCGGCTCGGCGCTGGCGTCGCTTGCCCTTGCCGGCCCGGCGCATGCCGCCGACCATCTCGCCACCACGGAAATCGTCACCGGATCCATGATGCTCGGCGTCCTGTCGGCGGCAATGATCTCGGCGCTCTGGATGATCCGCCAGCGCGGCCGCATGGAGGCCGAGCACCGCGAGCTTCGCGCGCATCTTTCCGACGCACGCCACACCGTTTCCCGCCTCCAGGCGCTGATCGGCGACAAGAACCGCCGCATCGTCATGTGGGACGGCCTTTCCGGCAAGCCGGAATTCCTGGGCCAGTTGCCGCCGGAAACCGGCGCGCCGCAGGCCGACCGCGATTTCCTCGCCTTCGGCCGCTGGCTGAAGCCGGCCTCCGCCAGCGAGATCGAGCGCGCCGTCGAAAAACTGCGCTCGCAGGCCCAGAGCTTCGACCTCGTCGTGGAAACGACCCGCGAGGAAGTGCTGGAAGCGCAGGGCCGCGTTTCCGGCGGGCAGGCCTTCGTGCGCTTCGTGGCACTCAACAATCTGCGTGCGGAAGCCGCCGAACTGAAGCTGGAGCGCGACCGGCTGGTCGCCGCGCTGACGACCCTGCAGGGCCTGCTCGACCAGATCGACCTGCCCGTCTGGCAGCGCGCCGCGGACGGCTCGCTCGCCTGGGTGAACGAAGCCTATGCCGAGGCCGTCGAGGCGAGGGACGCGGCCGGTGCCGTCACCGAGGGCCGCGAACTGCTGCCGACCATCGCGCGCGAAAAGATCCGCGCCACCAGCACCTATGACACACCGTTCCGCGACAAGGTCTCGACCGTCGTGCACGGCAACCGCAGCTTCTTCGACGTGGTGGACGCCCGCAGCGCGACGGGCTCCGCCGGCATCGCCGTCAACGTCTCCGATGTCGAGGCGGTGCGCGAGGAACTGGCGCGCACGCTGAAGAGCCACGCCGAAACGCTCGATCATCTCGCGACGCCCGTCGCGATCTTCGACGGCGACCAGCGCCTGCAATTCTACAACCAGGCCTTCCAGACCATGTGGGAGGTCGACACGGCCTTCCTCGAAGGCAAGCCCGGCAACGGCGAGCTGCTCGATCGCCTGCGCGCCGCCGGCAAGCTGCCGGAACAGCTCAACTGGAAACAGTGGAAGGAAACCGCGCTTTCCGTCTATCGCGCCATCGATACGCAGACCGACCTCTGGCACCTGCCGAACGGCCAGACGCTGCGCGTCTTCGCCACCGCCCGCCCGCAGGGCGGCGCCACCTGGGTCTTCGAGAACCTGACGGAAAAGGTCGATCTCGAGACGCGCTACAACACGCTGGTGCAGGTGCAGGACGAGACGATCGATCACCTCGCCGAAGGCGTCGCGGTGTTCAGCCCGGACGGGCGCATCCGCCTCTCCAACCCGGCCTTCCGGGCGCTGTGGGGCATCAGCGAGGCCGAGGCGAAATCCGGCACCCATATCCGCGCCATCGAGCAGGCCTGCGCGCCCTCCTACGACAAGCCGGACGGCTGGAAGCGCTTCGCGCACATCATCACCAGCTTCGACGACGAGCGACCCTCCTGCCAGGGCGTGCTGGAGCTGCGCACCGGGCTCATTCTCGACTTCGCGGTCATTCCGCTCTCCAACGCCCAGACGATGCTGACCTTCGTCAACGTCACCGACAGTGTGCGCGTCAGCCGGGCGCTGACCGAGAAGAACGAGGCGCTGCGCAAGGCCGACGCGCTGAAGAACGATTTCGTGCAGCACGTCTCCTACGAGCTGCGCTCGCCGCTGACCAATATCATCGGCTTCGCCGACCTCCTGAAGACGCCGACCATGGGCGACCTCAACGACCGGCAGGCCGAATATGTCGACCATATCGCGACCTCCTCGGCGGTGCTGCTGACCATCGTCAACGACATCCTCGACCTTGCGACCGTCGATGCCGGCATCATGGAGCTCGACTATACCGAGATCAACCTGACGGACCTCATCGACGATGTGTCGATGCAGTTCGCCGATCGGCTGCACGACGCGCAGGTGACGCTGGAGATCACCGCGCCCGACAATCTCGGCACCATCGTCGCCGACCAGCAGCGGCTCAAGCAGATCCTCATCAAGCTGCTCGGCAATGCCGCGAATTTCGCGCCGGCCGGCAGCGCCATCGGCTTCCGCTGCTGGCGCGAAGGCAGCGACCTCGTCTTCATGGTCTCCGACCGGGGGCCGGGCATTCCGCAGGACGTGCTGAAGACCGTGTTCAACCGCTTCGAAAGCCACGGTCGCCACGGCGGGGCGGGCCTCGGCCTTTCCATCGTGGAGAGCTTCGTCAGCCTGCATCACGGCACCGTCAAGATCGACAGCCACGAGGGCCGCGGCACGGACGTCACCGTGCGCATTCCCTCGGCGACGATGACCTCGTTCGCGGCAGCGGAATAG